A DNA window from Iodobacter ciconiae contains the following coding sequences:
- the acs gene encoding acetate--CoA ligase, which yields MSSIDSVLKETRLFPPSNDFRTKANVSGMEGYYTLCEKASSDYQGFWSELGRELVSWRKPFTKVLDESNAPFFKWFEDGEMNVSYNCLDRHLESKANKVAIIFEADDGSVSRVTYRELYHRVCQFANGLKSLGVVKGDRVVIYMPHTVEAIIAMQACARIGAIHSVVFGGFSAGALRDRIQDATAKIVITANESVRGGKATPLKAMTDEALGIGNCESVEKVIVFQRTGTKPDHWSESNNIWWHQLVKGLPDVCEPEWMNAEDPLFVLYTSGSTGKPKGIQHSSAGYFLGTQVSMKWVFDYKEDDVYWCTADVGWITGHSYIAYGPLGIGATQVVFEGVPTYPDAGRFWAMIEKHQVTTFYTAPTAIRSLIKLGGDLPKQYDLSSLRLLGTVGEPINPDAWMWYHEVIGGGRCPIVDTWWQTETGSNMVAPLPGAVATKPGSCTLPLPGIMTAIVDESGAPVEPGKGGSLVITRPFPSLVRTIYNDAARFKSTYFPDEFNGKFYLAGDSAHYDEHGYIWIMGRIDDVLNVSGHRLGTMEIESALAANPLVAEAAVVGKPHEIKGESVVAFVVLKGDRPEGEAGKLIAKQLREWVAHEIGKIAQPDEIRFGDNLPKTRSGKIMRRLLRNIAKGEEITQDISTLENPAILEQLRHSAL from the coding sequence ATGAGCAGCATTGATTCCGTACTTAAGGAAACCCGTCTGTTTCCACCTTCCAATGATTTTCGCACCAAAGCAAACGTATCCGGCATGGAGGGCTATTACACCCTTTGCGAAAAAGCCAGCAGTGATTATCAAGGCTTTTGGAGTGAGTTAGGCCGCGAGTTAGTCAGCTGGCGCAAGCCTTTCACCAAGGTATTGGACGAATCCAATGCGCCATTTTTCAAGTGGTTTGAAGATGGTGAAATGAATGTGTCCTACAACTGCCTGGACCGTCACCTTGAAAGCAAAGCAAATAAGGTAGCGATTATTTTTGAAGCGGATGATGGCTCGGTATCCCGCGTCACTTACCGCGAGCTGTATCACCGCGTTTGCCAGTTTGCTAACGGCTTAAAAAGCCTGGGCGTGGTCAAGGGTGATCGCGTTGTTATTTATATGCCACACACAGTTGAAGCCATTATCGCCATGCAGGCCTGCGCCCGTATTGGCGCGATTCACTCAGTGGTGTTTGGCGGCTTCTCTGCCGGTGCACTGCGTGATCGCATCCAGGATGCCACGGCCAAGATTGTGATTACCGCCAATGAATCCGTGCGCGGCGGCAAAGCCACGCCACTGAAAGCCATGACCGACGAGGCACTGGGTATTGGCAACTGCGAATCAGTCGAAAAAGTGATTGTGTTTCAGCGTACCGGCACCAAGCCGGATCACTGGAGCGAAAGCAATAATATTTGGTGGCATCAGCTGGTGAAAGGCCTGCCAGATGTATGCGAGCCAGAATGGATGAATGCCGAAGATCCGCTCTTCGTGCTTTATACTTCCGGCTCCACAGGTAAGCCTAAGGGCATCCAGCATTCCAGCGCAGGCTACTTTCTTGGTACACAAGTATCAATGAAATGGGTATTCGATTACAAAGAAGACGATGTGTACTGGTGCACGGCCGATGTGGGCTGGATTACCGGCCACAGCTATATTGCTTACGGCCCGCTGGGCATCGGCGCTACACAGGTGGTATTTGAAGGCGTGCCAACCTATCCGGATGCCGGCCGCTTCTGGGCGATGATAGAAAAACACCAGGTCACCACTTTTTACACCGCGCCGACCGCAATCCGCTCCCTGATCAAACTCGGAGGCGATCTGCCTAAGCAATACGATTTATCCAGCCTGCGCCTCTTGGGCACGGTGGGTGAGCCGATTAATCCTGATGCATGGATGTGGTATCACGAAGTGATCGGCGGCGGACGTTGCCCGATTGTCGATACCTGGTGGCAGACCGAAACCGGCTCCAATATGGTGGCCCCATTACCGGGCGCAGTGGCTACCAAACCTGGCTCTTGCACCCTGCCATTACCGGGCATTATGACCGCCATTGTGGATGAATCCGGCGCGCCGGTAGAGCCAGGCAAAGGTGGGTCTTTAGTGATCACCCGCCCCTTCCCATCCTTGGTTCGCACCATTTATAACGATGCCGCACGCTTTAAGAGCACCTATTTTCCGGATGAATTTAACGGCAAGTTTTATCTGGCGGGCGATTCGGCTCACTACGACGAGCATGGCTATATCTGGATTATGGGCCGCATCGACGATGTGCTGAATGTATCCGGCCACCGCCTTGGCACCATGGAAATCGAATCGGCACTGGCCGCCAACCCGCTGGTTGCTGAAGCTGCCGTAGTGGGTAAACCGCATGAAATTAAAGGTGAATCGGTCGTGGCCTTTGTAGTACTTAAGGGCGATCGCCCTGAAGGCGAAGCGGGCAAACTAATTGCCAAACAGCTACGCGAATGGGTAGCGCACGAGATCGGCAAAATTGCCCAGCCGGATGAAATTCGCTTTGGCGACAATCTGCCTAAAACCCGCTCCGGCAAAATCATGCGCCGCCTGCTCAGAAACATCGCCAAGGGTGAAGAAATCACTCAGGATATTTCCACATTAGAAAATCCAGCGATCCTGGAGCAACTACGGCACAGCGCACTATAA
- a CDS encoding aspartate/glutamate racemase family protein: MKTIGMIGGMSWESSQIYYQRANQLIKEKLGGLHSAKAILLSVDFAEIAALQSTGQWDKAGEIMAQSAYSLQLAGADLIILCTNTMHKLAAEIEAKIQIPFLHIADATAAEIKKAGIKKVALLGTKFTMEHDFYRGRLTSQHQLEVITPREAVRNRVHEIIYQELCQGIIKESSRQEYMTIINQLTEQGAEGIILGCTEITMLIKQQDMDIPLFDTTELHIRFAIDAACTDIPPKF, from the coding sequence ATGAAAACAATCGGCATGATAGGCGGCATGAGCTGGGAATCCAGCCAGATTTACTATCAAAGAGCGAATCAATTAATCAAAGAAAAATTAGGCGGCCTGCATTCTGCCAAAGCAATCTTGCTAAGTGTAGATTTTGCAGAAATAGCCGCGCTACAAAGCACCGGGCAATGGGATAAGGCAGGGGAAATCATGGCCCAATCTGCTTATTCTCTGCAATTAGCCGGTGCAGATTTGATTATTTTATGCACCAATACCATGCATAAATTAGCGGCTGAAATTGAAGCTAAAATCCAGATTCCATTTCTGCATATTGCGGATGCTACTGCAGCTGAAATAAAAAAAGCAGGCATTAAAAAAGTTGCTCTATTGGGTACAAAATTCACCATGGAGCACGATTTTTATCGTGGCAGATTAACCAGCCAGCATCAGCTGGAAGTCATTACTCCAAGAGAAGCAGTCCGCAATAGAGTGCACGAGATTATCTATCAGGAACTTTGCCAGGGCATCATTAAGGAATCATCCAGGCAGGAATATATGACGATTATTAATCAGCTTACCGAGCAAGGAGCAGAAGGTATTATTCTGGGCTGCACAGAAATTACCATGCTGATTAAGCAGCAGGATATGGATATCCCTTTATTTGACACCACCGAGCTGCATATACGCTTTGCTATTGATGCAGCATGTACTGATATCCCGCCAAAGTTTTAA
- a CDS encoding bestrophin-like domain, translating to MTFTLIALLTTACIFAGILIFSEIGRRLGLAKLKRDPNGLANGVGAAESAVFGLLGLVIAFTFSGAASRFEERRHLITQEANAISTAYLRVDLLPADVQPEIRTLFRRYLELRSNSYQSTENQTATRQKLDETAALQIKIWQKVLTASRKPNEPVSSATLLLPALNDMIDITTTRAMATKNHPPFIVFLLLAGLSFAGALLVGYDMSDNRERSLLHTFAFAAIMSLALYVIIDLEFPRLGFINIDKADQVFMELQKSMN from the coding sequence ATGACCTTCACCCTCATCGCCTTATTAACAACGGCTTGCATCTTTGCGGGCATCCTCATTTTCTCTGAAATTGGCCGACGGCTGGGTTTAGCTAAATTAAAACGGGATCCGAACGGGCTGGCCAACGGAGTTGGTGCAGCCGAAAGTGCTGTATTTGGTTTACTCGGCCTGGTTATTGCATTTACTTTTTCAGGTGCAGCATCGCGATTTGAAGAGCGCCGCCATTTAATTACCCAGGAAGCCAACGCCATCAGCACGGCCTATCTGCGTGTAGACCTGTTGCCTGCCGATGTTCAGCCCGAAATACGCACACTATTTCGCCGCTATCTTGAATTACGCTCGAACAGCTACCAAAGCACAGAAAATCAAACAGCAACCCGGCAAAAACTGGATGAAACCGCTGCATTACAGATAAAAATATGGCAGAAAGTTTTAACTGCCAGCCGCAAACCTAATGAGCCTGTTTCCAGCGCCACACTGCTTTTACCAGCGCTCAATGACATGATCGATATCACCACCACGCGCGCAATGGCCACTAAAAACCACCCTCCTTTTATCGTATTTCTGCTGCTTGCCGGGCTAAGCTTTGCCGGTGCACTTTTGGTGGGCTACGATATGTCGGATAACAGGGAGCGCAGCCTGCTGCACACCTTTGCCTTTGCTGCGATTATGTCTCTGGCTCTGTATGTCATCATTGATCTGGAATTTCCCCGGCTGGGTTTTATTAATATTGATAAAGCAGATCAGGTTTTTATGGAGCTTCAAAAATCTATGAATTAA